A portion of the Pseudomonas sp. PSE14 genome contains these proteins:
- a CDS encoding AI-2E family transporter produces the protein MSSRKFLEISSARDYLDVLIRAGLIAGLVIFCYEIFRPFLGVMLWAVILAVTLYPLNTRIANGIGISPGKAATLLVLLALLCLIAPLAFLGESIASSVQVALHSAQDWKLEIPPPTPSVQEWPVIGEPLFRIWNHASGDLSWALQQVAPHLKDLSKALLVKLAGVGTGVLVFVAALIIAGVIMANGQRGAHRATAIAQRIFSPERGQELATLCAATIRAVAQGVVGIAFIQMLLIGVALVLMGVPGAGLIALFVLLLGIMQLPVLLVTLPVVLYVFSQDGVGATTIIFAIWTLAAGLSDNVLKPLMLGRGVAVPMPVVLIGALGGMISNGIIGLFIGPVVLAVGYELFNSWVDQLVVSEPATEAESEMAGSQSAIGKRES, from the coding sequence ATGAGCAGCCGTAAATTCCTCGAGATCAGCAGCGCCCGCGATTACCTGGACGTGCTGATCCGGGCGGGCCTGATCGCCGGCCTGGTGATCTTCTGCTACGAGATCTTCCGCCCCTTCCTCGGCGTCATGCTGTGGGCGGTGATCCTGGCGGTCACCCTGTATCCGCTGAATACCCGTATCGCCAACGGCATCGGCATCTCCCCCGGCAAGGCCGCCACACTGCTGGTGCTGCTCGCCCTGCTGTGCCTGATCGCCCCGCTGGCCTTCCTCGGCGAATCCATCGCCAGCTCCGTGCAAGTGGCCCTGCACTCAGCCCAGGACTGGAAGCTGGAAATTCCCCCGCCCACCCCGTCGGTGCAGGAGTGGCCCGTGATAGGCGAGCCGTTGTTCCGCATCTGGAACCACGCCTCCGGCGACCTGAGCTGGGCCTTGCAGCAGGTAGCGCCGCACCTGAAGGACCTCAGCAAGGCGCTGCTGGTGAAACTGGCCGGAGTCGGCACCGGGGTTCTGGTGTTCGTCGCGGCCCTCATCATCGCCGGCGTGATCATGGCCAACGGCCAACGCGGCGCCCACCGTGCCACGGCCATTGCCCAGCGTATTTTCAGTCCGGAACGGGGTCAGGAACTGGCCACACTGTGCGCGGCCACCATCCGTGCGGTAGCCCAGGGCGTAGTGGGTATCGCCTTTATCCAGATGCTGCTGATAGGCGTGGCACTGGTGCTGATGGGTGTACCCGGTGCGGGCCTGATCGCTCTGTTCGTGTTGCTGCTGGGCATCATGCAGCTGCCGGTTCTGCTGGTCACCCTGCCGGTGGTGCTCTACGTCTTCAGCCAGGATGGCGTCGGCGCCACCACCATCATCTTCGCCATCTGGACCCTCGCCGCCGGCCTGTCGGACAACGTGCTCAAACCCCTGATGCTGGGACGCGGCGTTGCCGTGCCGATGCCGGTGGTACTGATCGGCGCGCTGGGCGGAATGATCAGCAACGGCATCATCGGCCTGTTCATCGGGCCCGTAGTGCTCGCCGTTGGCTATGAGCTGTTCAACTCCTGGGTGGACCAGCTTGTGGTGAGCGAGCCGGCGACGGAAGCGGAATCAGAGATGGCCGGCAGCCAATCGGCAATAGGGAAGCGTGAAAGCTGA